The following proteins come from a genomic window of Oncorhynchus mykiss isolate Arlee chromosome 19, USDA_OmykA_1.1, whole genome shotgun sequence:
- the LOC110498583 gene encoding antimicrobial peptide NK-lysin-like, with amino-acid sequence MNTSLVLLALRLLACSVWEMQGQCQEVDRDDQEVVEAQPEKRMEQKQVGICWVCEWALNKVKKSISSSSSPEEIKQKLLSVCDKLSVPKSMCKGLVKKHLRVLIEELNAGHDVRTICVNIKACKPKEVLDLSY; translated from the exons CCTCAGACTGCTGGCTTGTTCAG TTTGGGAAATGCAAGGGCAATGCCAAGAGGTTGACCGTGATGACCAGGAAGTAGTGGAAGCACAGCCAGAGAAGCGCATG GAGCAAAAGCAAGTGGGAATCTGCTGGGTGTGTGAGTGGGCACTGAACAAAGTGAAGAAAtccatctcctcttcctctagcCCG GAGGAGATAAAGCAGAAGCTATTGTCCGTTTGCGATAAATTATCCGTCCCAAAATCTATGTGTAAAGGCCTGGTGAAAAAACACTTGCGGGTGCTGATTGAGGAGCTTAATGCAGGCCATGATGTGAGGACCATCTGTGTTAACATTAAGGCCTGCAA ACCAAAGGAAGTATTGGACCTGAGCTACTGA